The proteins below come from a single Kitasatospora sp. NBC_00315 genomic window:
- a CDS encoding flavin reductase family protein — translation MTIIQDLPTATVRPTVPADRLRRTLRRQAAGVTVITVPGPAGFTATSFTSVSLDPALVSFYVSSTASAAPAVRAADGFAVHILGQGQQELAARFARSGVDRFAGTDWVPDERGVPVLSGVAAWLTARPVLIQEIGDHLLVVGEVVDTGAREGGGPLVHHDGTFGRFTALPAADRRG, via the coding sequence GTGACCATCATTCAGGATCTGCCCACCGCGACGGTCCGCCCGACCGTCCCGGCCGACCGACTGCGCCGTACCCTGCGCCGGCAGGCCGCGGGCGTCACCGTCATCACCGTTCCCGGCCCGGCCGGCTTCACCGCGACGTCCTTCACCTCCGTCAGCCTGGACCCGGCCCTCGTCTCCTTCTACGTCTCGTCCACCGCCTCCGCCGCACCGGCCGTCCGGGCCGCGGACGGCTTCGCGGTGCACATCCTGGGCCAGGGGCAGCAGGAGTTGGCAGCCCGTTTCGCGCGCAGCGGCGTGGACCGCTTCGCCGGCACCGACTGGGTGCCCGACGAGCGGGGCGTTCCCGTGCTGTCCGGTGTCGCCGCCTGGCTGACGGCGCGCCCGGTGCTGATCCAGGAGATCGGCGACCACCTGCTGGTGGTCGGTGAGGTCGTCGACACCGGGGCGCGGGAGGGCGGCGGCCCGCTGGTCCACCACGACGGCACCTTCGGCCGGTTCACCGCCCTGCCGGCCGCGGACCGCAGGGGCTGA
- a CDS encoding GntR family transcriptional regulator, whose product MGTTGQLAAVPEPKYWHLRTVLLRAIDTEFSTGQVLPNERELSARFGVARATLRQALDQLELEGRLVRRRGIGTLIAAPRVGVPVSRREEGWPGTARTHAWRTVDCTSAPAAASLAQELGIPEGEIVHTVRRVRTVQGQTVATESLHVPSSALPHLPGFRAENDRARSVLRHLERLEVDGESRAVELGVAEADQAALLERPPGTPVLVVTSQYAAGGRLVALAVSTYRADTCKLTFGETGLVEVTPVTAGAAVATAS is encoded by the coding sequence GTGGGAACGACAGGACAACTCGCAGCCGTACCGGAGCCGAAGTACTGGCACCTGCGGACGGTGTTGCTTCGCGCCATCGACACCGAGTTCTCGACCGGCCAGGTCCTGCCCAACGAGCGTGAACTCTCGGCCCGCTTCGGCGTGGCCCGCGCGACCCTGCGCCAGGCCCTCGACCAGCTGGAGCTGGAGGGCCGGCTGGTCCGCCGCCGTGGCATCGGCACCCTGATCGCCGCCCCCCGGGTCGGCGTTCCGGTCAGCCGCCGCGAGGAGGGCTGGCCCGGCACCGCCCGCACCCACGCCTGGCGCACCGTCGACTGCACCAGCGCCCCGGCCGCCGCGTCGCTCGCACAGGAACTCGGCATCCCGGAGGGCGAGATCGTCCACACCGTGCGCCGGGTGCGCACCGTGCAGGGGCAGACCGTGGCGACCGAGTCGCTGCACGTCCCCTCGTCCGCGCTGCCGCACCTGCCGGGCTTCCGGGCCGAGAACGACCGCGCCCGCTCCGTGCTGCGCCACCTGGAGCGCCTTGAGGTCGACGGGGAGTCCCGCGCGGTCGAGCTGGGCGTGGCCGAGGCCGACCAGGCCGCGCTGCTGGAGCGCCCGCCGGGCACCCCCGTCCTGGTGGTGACCAGCCAGTACGCGGCCGGTGGCCGCCTGGTGGCGCTCGCGGTCTCCACCTACCGCGCGGACACCTGCAAGCTCACCTTCGGGGAGACCGGCCTGGTCGAGGTCACCCCGGTGACCGCCGGCGCCGCGGTGGCCACCGCCTCCTGA
- a CDS encoding LLM class flavin-dependent oxidoreductase, which produces MSLTFHWFLPTTGDSRHVVGGGHGSTPGTAGDDRPPSVEYLGQIARTAEQLGFVGALTPTGVWCEDAWLTTAMLTQVTERLKFLVAFRPGQLSPTLAAQMAASYQRQSHGRLLLNVVTGGESPEQRAYGDFLDKEQRYARADEFLGIVRRLWAGESVDHRGTHLRVEKARLARLPDPVPEIYFGGSSTAAGAVAARHADVYLTWGEPPAQVREKIEWIRELARAEGRTPRFGIRLHVIARDTSAQAWAETERLLAGMDGERIRSTQLALARSESDGQRRMRELHGGATDKLEIHPGLWAGIGLVRGGAGTALVGSHQEVADLIEEYHRLGVDEFVLSGIPHLEEAYWFGEGVLPLLSARGLWRHPLAPAP; this is translated from the coding sequence ATGTCCCTGACGTTCCACTGGTTCCTGCCCACCACCGGCGACAGCCGCCACGTGGTCGGCGGCGGCCACGGGTCGACCCCCGGCACGGCGGGCGACGACCGGCCGCCCTCGGTGGAGTACCTGGGCCAGATCGCCCGGACCGCCGAGCAGCTCGGTTTCGTCGGCGCCCTGACCCCGACCGGTGTCTGGTGCGAGGACGCCTGGCTGACCACGGCGATGCTGACCCAGGTCACCGAGCGGCTCAAGTTCCTGGTGGCCTTCCGTCCCGGCCAGCTCAGCCCGACCCTGGCCGCCCAGATGGCGGCCAGCTACCAGCGTCAGTCGCACGGCCGGCTGCTGCTCAACGTGGTGACCGGCGGGGAGTCGCCCGAGCAGCGCGCCTACGGCGACTTCCTCGACAAGGAGCAGCGCTACGCCCGGGCGGACGAGTTCCTCGGGATCGTCCGGCGCCTGTGGGCCGGCGAGAGCGTCGACCACCGGGGCACCCATCTACGGGTGGAGAAGGCCCGGCTGGCCCGGCTGCCGGATCCCGTCCCGGAGATCTACTTCGGCGGTTCCTCGACCGCGGCCGGCGCGGTGGCCGCGCGGCACGCGGACGTCTACCTCACCTGGGGCGAGCCGCCCGCGCAGGTCCGGGAGAAGATCGAGTGGATCAGGGAGCTGGCCAGGGCCGAGGGGCGGACGCCGCGCTTCGGGATCCGACTGCACGTGATCGCCCGCGACACTTCCGCCCAGGCCTGGGCGGAGACCGAACGGCTGCTCGCCGGGATGGACGGGGAGCGCATCCGCAGCACCCAGCTCGCGCTGGCCCGGAGCGAGTCGGACGGCCAGCGGCGGATGCGCGAGCTGCACGGCGGTGCCACCGACAAGCTGGAGATCCACCCCGGACTGTGGGCGGGGATCGGGCTGGTGCGCGGCGGCGCGGGCACCGCCCTCGTCGGCAGTCACCAGGAGGTGGCCGACCTGATCGAGGAGTACCACCGCCTGGGCGTCGACGAGTTCGTCCTCTCCGGCATCCCGCACCTGGAGGAGGCGTACTGGTTCGGCGAGGGCGTGCTGCCCCTGCTCTCCGCGCGCGGGCTCTGGCGCCACCCGCTCGCCCCGGCGCCGTAG
- a CDS encoding exodeoxyribonuclease III, with the protein MIVVTSVNVNGIRAAAKKGFTEWLAATEADVVCLQEVRSEPEQLPAELRELPGWHAVWAPAAAKGRAGVAVLSRSVPQRTVIGFGSEEFDNSGRYAEIDIPGLTVASLYLPSGEVGTPRQEEKERFMAEFLVHLGGLRERAAAEGREVVVCGDWNIAHRPEDLKNWKANQKAAGFLPEERAWLDRVLDEAGYVDVVRRLHPDRTGPYTWWSYRGRAFDNDSGWRIDYQIASPGLAGRAVRATVERAATHAERWSDHAPVTVAYDRGV; encoded by the coding sequence GTGATCGTGGTGACGAGTGTGAATGTGAACGGGATCCGGGCCGCAGCCAAGAAGGGCTTCACCGAGTGGCTGGCCGCCACCGAGGCCGACGTGGTCTGCCTTCAAGAGGTGCGGTCCGAGCCCGAGCAGCTGCCGGCCGAGCTCAGGGAGCTTCCCGGCTGGCACGCCGTATGGGCGCCGGCCGCCGCCAAGGGGCGGGCCGGTGTCGCCGTCCTCTCCCGATCGGTACCGCAGCGGACCGTCATCGGCTTCGGCTCCGAGGAATTCGACAATTCGGGCAGATATGCCGAAATCGACATTCCGGGCCTGACCGTCGCGAGTCTCTATCTCCCCTCCGGCGAGGTCGGCACCCCGCGCCAGGAGGAGAAGGAGCGCTTCATGGCGGAGTTCCTGGTCCACCTCGGCGGGCTCCGCGAGCGGGCCGCCGCAGAGGGCCGCGAGGTGGTGGTCTGCGGTGACTGGAACATCGCCCACCGCCCGGAGGACCTCAAGAACTGGAAGGCCAACCAGAAGGCCGCCGGCTTCCTCCCCGAGGAGCGCGCCTGGCTCGACCGCGTCCTCGACGAGGCCGGCTACGTCGACGTGGTCCGCCGCCTGCACCCCGACCGCACCGGCCCGTACACCTGGTGGTCCTACCGGGGCCGTGCCTTCGACAACGACTCGGGCTGGCGGATCGACTACCAGATCGCCTCCCCCGGTCTCGCCGGCCGGGCCGTCCGCGCCACCGTGGAGCGCGCCGCCACTCACGCCGAGCGGTGGTCGGACCACGCCCCGGTGACCGTCGCCTACGACCGCGGGGTCTGA
- a CDS encoding serine hydrolase domain-containing protein produces the protein MNTDPMQRRVEEALASAVGEGGEVGLQVAAYWGGELVVDASAGLADPRTGRRVDSGSLFHVFSCGKAVTATAVHLLAERGRLDYDSPVARYWPEFGVLGKESITVRQVLTHTSGIPRLPDATTLGELCDWERVCEELCGLSPLWPPGASTGYHGLTFGWILGEVIRGADGRHVRDMVAQDVLGPLGLLDSVALGGLAESMPARTAAHLEDGVVPESARLDAPADETPCAAWANHPGYLDACIPATATATAEGLARLFASLAGGVGPGRDRLLPAERVAAAVLPAVDAVDLFSGSRVRRGLGYLLGRLRLPAGDEVDVFGHHGLGGSIVFADPVRGFSFALTKNNLTGRPFAGGAVDLATRAMGMAVDFLLP, from the coding sequence GTGAACACGGATCCGATGCAGCGCCGGGTGGAGGAGGCGCTGGCGAGCGCGGTCGGCGAGGGCGGCGAGGTGGGTCTCCAGGTGGCCGCCTACTGGGGCGGGGAGCTGGTGGTCGACGCCTCGGCAGGCCTCGCCGATCCGCGTACGGGTCGAAGAGTGGACAGCGGTTCCCTGTTCCATGTGTTCTCCTGCGGCAAAGCCGTGACCGCGACCGCGGTCCACCTCCTCGCGGAGCGCGGCCGCCTGGACTACGACTCCCCGGTCGCCCGCTACTGGCCGGAGTTCGGGGTGCTGGGAAAGGAGTCGATCACCGTACGGCAGGTGCTGACGCACACCTCCGGGATTCCCCGGCTGCCCGACGCCACGACGCTGGGCGAACTCTGCGACTGGGAGCGTGTCTGCGAGGAGCTGTGCGGCCTCAGTCCACTCTGGCCTCCCGGCGCATCGACGGGCTACCACGGACTGACGTTCGGCTGGATTCTGGGGGAGGTCATTCGCGGAGCGGACGGACGGCACGTCCGGGACATGGTCGCGCAGGACGTCCTCGGCCCGCTGGGGCTCCTCGACTCCGTCGCACTCGGAGGGTTGGCGGAGAGCATGCCGGCGCGGACCGCGGCGCACCTGGAGGACGGGGTGGTACCGGAGTCGGCCCGGCTCGACGCGCCGGCCGACGAGACGCCCTGCGCCGCCTGGGCCAACCACCCCGGCTATCTGGACGCCTGCATTCCCGCCACGGCGACGGCCACCGCCGAAGGCCTCGCGCGCCTCTTCGCCTCCCTGGCCGGCGGGGTGGGGCCGGGCCGTGACCGGCTGCTGCCGGCGGAGCGCGTCGCCGCCGCCGTGCTCCCGGCGGTCGACGCCGTCGACCTGTTCAGCGGGTCCCGGGTGCGCAGGGGCCTCGGATACCTGCTGGGCCGGCTGCGGCTGCCGGCCGGCGACGAGGTCGACGTGTTCGGCCATCACGGCCTGGGCGGGTCCATCGTCTTCGCGGACCCCGTGCGCGGATTCTCCTTCGCGTTGACGAAGAACAACCTGACCGGGCGGCCCTTTGCCGGCGGCGCCGTCGACCTGGCCACCCGGGCGATGGGCATGGCGGTCGACTTCCTGCTGCCGTGA
- a CDS encoding winged helix-turn-helix transcriptional regulator, translated as MSKYRTTCLIRGDGGRAIRGILDRVGDKWSLLVVATLDGERMRFTELQQRIPGISQRMLTRTVRHLERDGLVARTVFAEVPPRVEYELTTMGRTLIRPAVALAEWAVDNNPAIERSQTAYDAEHS; from the coding sequence ATGTCGAAGTACCGGACCACCTGTCTCATCCGCGGTGACGGCGGCCGGGCGATCCGCGGCATCCTGGACCGCGTCGGCGACAAGTGGAGCCTGCTGGTGGTGGCCACCCTCGACGGCGAACGCATGCGCTTCACCGAACTGCAGCAGCGCATCCCCGGGATCTCGCAGCGCATGCTCACCCGTACGGTCCGGCACCTGGAGCGCGACGGCCTGGTGGCCCGCACCGTCTTCGCCGAGGTCCCGCCCCGGGTCGAGTACGAGCTCACCACGATGGGGCGCACCCTGATCCGGCCGGCCGTGGCGCTGGCCGAGTGGGCCGTGGACAACAACCCCGCCATCGAGCGGAGCCAGACGGCCTACGACGCCGAGCACAGCTGA
- a CDS encoding DoxX family protein encodes MDITYWIIAGLLAALYLYGGGKKVAQSREQLAPMMGWVDTVPMPAVRAIGVIEILGAAGLLLPPLTGVAPALAVAAALGLLVLQVLAAALHLSRGEARDTPLNAVLVALAAAAAWLAVVR; translated from the coding sequence GTGGACATCACCTACTGGATCATCGCCGGGCTGCTGGCGGCCCTGTACCTGTACGGGGGCGGGAAGAAGGTCGCCCAGAGCAGGGAGCAGCTGGCGCCCATGATGGGCTGGGTCGACACGGTTCCGATGCCGGCGGTCCGAGCCATCGGGGTGATAGAGATCCTCGGCGCGGCCGGCCTCCTCCTGCCGCCGCTGACGGGAGTCGCCCCCGCCCTGGCGGTGGCGGCCGCGCTCGGCCTGCTGGTGCTCCAGGTGCTGGCGGCGGCCCTGCACCTGTCCAGGGGCGAGGCCAGGGACACCCCTCTGAACGCCGTCCTCGTCGCGCTCGCCGCGGCGGCGGCGTGGCTCGCCGTCGTCCGGTGA
- a CDS encoding ROK family protein, whose translation MSDRLTGGDSSLLRRINAAVTLRALRSGQSVTLTQLVGDTGLSRPTVEGVIESLVESGLVAEVEPALSTAQPGGSRQRGRPARWFRFRAEAGHILGIEIGVHDIRVILADLAGEVVGSHFKPVDESLDAEERLGAMRTTVAEVLRKAGISRDNLWAVGVGSPGIVDREGTVRLGTAMPGWTGLDLGGRLRRSFRCPVLIENDANLAAIAEHWQGAAVGMGDVVFVMAGLSPGAGSLINGKLHRGFGGAAGEIGALHLLGREATPERLLSTSGKPLDPLDEAAVARVLRLAREGDEVAQVAMDRFLGRLVHDVAALVLAIDPQLVVVGGWAAGLDGVLEPLREQLALFTLRAPEVALAALGSEVVAMGALRVALDQVEELLFAVDPPLSAGRG comes from the coding sequence TTGTCGGATCGGCTCACCGGGGGAGACTCCTCGCTGCTGCGGCGGATCAACGCCGCGGTCACGTTGCGCGCACTGCGCTCCGGCCAGTCGGTGACACTCACTCAGCTGGTCGGTGACACCGGACTCTCCCGGCCCACCGTGGAGGGCGTGATCGAGAGCCTGGTGGAGTCCGGTCTCGTCGCCGAGGTCGAGCCCGCCCTGAGCACGGCGCAGCCCGGCGGCAGCCGTCAGCGCGGTCGCCCGGCCCGCTGGTTCCGCTTCCGCGCCGAGGCCGGCCACATCCTGGGCATCGAGATCGGCGTGCACGACATCCGGGTGATCCTGGCCGACCTGGCGGGCGAGGTGGTGGGCAGCCACTTCAAGCCGGTGGACGAGTCGTTGGACGCCGAGGAGCGGCTGGGCGCGATGCGGACCACCGTCGCCGAGGTGCTGCGCAAGGCCGGCATCTCGCGGGACAACCTGTGGGCCGTCGGCGTCGGCAGCCCCGGCATCGTGGACCGCGAGGGCACCGTGCGGCTCGGCACCGCGATGCCCGGCTGGACCGGGCTCGACCTCGGCGGCCGGCTGCGGCGCTCCTTCCGCTGCCCGGTGCTGATCGAGAACGACGCCAACCTGGCCGCCATCGCCGAACACTGGCAGGGCGCGGCCGTCGGCATGGGTGACGTGGTGTTCGTGATGGCCGGGCTGAGCCCCGGCGCCGGGTCGCTGATCAACGGGAAGCTGCACCGGGGCTTCGGCGGCGCGGCCGGCGAGATCGGCGCCCTGCACCTGCTCGGCCGGGAGGCCACCCCCGAGCGGCTGCTCTCCACCTCCGGCAAACCACTGGACCCGTTGGACGAGGCGGCGGTGGCGCGGGTGCTGCGGCTCGCCCGCGAGGGCGACGAGGTGGCCCAGGTGGCCATGGACCGCTTCCTCGGGCGGCTGGTGCACGACGTGGCGGCGCTGGTCCTGGCGATAGACCCGCAGCTGGTGGTGGTCGGCGGCTGGGCGGCGGGCCTGGACGGGGTGCTGGAGCCGCTGCGCGAGCAGCTGGCGCTCTTCACCCTGCGGGCGCCGGAGGTCGCACTGGCCGCTCTGGGTTCGGAGGTTGTCGCCATGGGTGCGTTGCGGGTGGCGCTCGACCAGGTCGAGGAACTGCTCTTCGCGGTGGACCCGCCGCTGTCGGCCGGCCGGGGCTGA